In Ruminiclostridium josui JCM 17888, the genomic window AGTGCCTTGTACTTTTCATTCCTTGACAGGGACCTGTTGTATATACCTACAATCACATTTTTTACATCCCTTTTTTCTTCTTCCTCACCAATTTCAATAAAATCAGGTTTAAACCCTATAAGCATTCCATTTTCCTTTCCCAGTGAGCTAAAGGGTATCAATCTGAATCTTGAAAACCATTTCGAAGTTGAAATTGTTGTAGTTACACAGCTTAAATCATCTTCTTTTGAATTTTTAAATATATCCTTTATCTCTATGGGCAGTAGTTCTTCAAGAGCATTAAACTCCACAACCATTACAGGATTATTTGTTAATGGATCCTTTAACGAGTTGCCTGTATCCACCAAAGCTGGAAACCCTATCTTTCTGTTATCAAAGGCAATCTTAACAGGTATTAGTAGATTTTCTCTGGTAAATTTACTTTGAATTACTTCCATAAATATTTTTATGATTATACCCACCGTAACAAGTGAAAAAAACATCAAACTCCATTTTGATTGTCCAAATACATAAACAATACCGTTTTTCACAAAACCTCCCTGATTGTTAAAAAACAAGAAAGCAAGGGCCGCACCGGCAAATATAAAAGTTGATATGTAAAAAATTACCAGTGTTTTAATAAATGTCATAATCTTTCTGGGAGAAAAGGTTACAGCAATTATAAAAAATGATAAAAGTATCTTTGCCAATGTTGTATAGAATACCTTTATATCTGGTTCAATAATTATTATGCCAACATATAAGGCGCCTATTATTGCTCCAGAGAATAATCGCAAAGTACTAGTTCTGTATTTGGAAAACTTTGCAGTAACATATAGTATAAGATAGTTAATAACTAAATTTTCAAGTATAAGAACATCCAAATAAATTTCCACTTTAATACCTCACAATTACTAAAAGACCTGTACGGAAATTATATCTATTAAATTATTATTCAAGCCTTTATGTTTTTATGTTCATTATACATAGTTAATTAACAAAAGTTTGTCAAAAAGAAATGTAGAAAAAGAATTTTCATTTGACAAAATAGGTTTTCAAAATCTCTGAAAATGCAAAAAGCCCGTTGGAACTTCCAACGGGCTGTAAATGCGATAAATTAATCGAATTTATATTGTAATTATTTAAATCTGTTTCTTCTAAGAAAAGTGGGTATATCAAGTTCATTATCAAGAGACATTGAACCAGAAGAATTTTTCTCTTGGGAAGTCGAACCATAACTTCCTCCTTCAACAGGTGTTGAAGCATTTGCTTGCACTGGATTTTTAACTGCCTTTTCAGCAGGCTTCTCAGTCTTCTTTAGTATAGGACTAGTTTCAAAACCAGTTGCAATAACTGTTATCATAAGTTCATCCTTGAGATTGTCATCAATAACAGCTCCAAAAATTATATTTGCTTCGGGGTCAGCAGATTTCTGAACCAGTTCGGCAGCAGTATTTACTTCAAACAGTCCCAAATCAGGTCCTCCTGTAATATTTACAAGAACTCTCCTTGCTCCCTCAATTGATGTTTCAAGCAGAGGACTTTGAATTGCTTGTTTTGCTGCATCTTCTGCCCTGCTTTCACCGGATGCTCTTCCAACACCCATGTGAGCCAAACCTGAACTAAGCATTATTGTTTTTACATCGGCAAAGTCAAGATTTACCAATCCGGGAACTGCAATCAAATCAGAAATACCCTGTACACCCTGCCGTAATACATCATCAGCCATTTTAAAAGCCTCTACCATTGTTGTTCTCTTCTCAACAACTTGTAGGAGCCTATCATTTGGAATTGTTACCAAAGAATCAACTGAATTTTTAAGGTTTTCTATACCTCTTTCAGCGTGCTGCATACGGGTTCTGCTTTCAAACATAAAAGGTTTTGTAACAACTGCTACAGTAAGAATACCCATTTCTCTTGCAAGCTGAGCTACAACAGGAGCTGCACCAGTCCCAGTTCCACCGCCCATACCGGCAGTAACAAAAACCATGTCGGCACCCTTTATGGCTTGAGCAATCTCATCTCTGCTCTCATTAGCTGCTTTTTCTCCTATTTCAGGATTTGCTCCAGCACCAAGGCCCTTAGTAAGCTTATCACCTATCTGAATCTTTGTATTGGCTTTTGATAAAAATAATGCCTGCTTATCAGTATTAATCGCTATAAAATCCACGCCTCTTAATCCGGCTGCTATCATCCTGTTAACGGCATTGTTACCACCGCCGCCGCAGCCAACAACTTTAATTTGGGCAAAATGGTCCATGTCAATCTCGAAATCTAGCAATTTAAATCCCCCTTTAGCATTTGTAATAAAACTGGATGTGTATATCTATTAAATTCAACGGAATAAATTGTCTTATTGCATATATAACGTAGAAAAACACATAACAATACTATATATTATAAAAACAAATTAGGCAAGTTTTGATTTTATTACCTAATAAAAAAATTCTTTTAATGCATTTAAAGCCTTTTTTACAAATGAACTTTGCTTAGCTTTTTTTACAGGCTTTAAATCAGTTTTTTTACTGATAGAACTTGTGGTACTTGCTTCTCTTTCCTGTTTTCCTATATAACTGACTATACCTGCAGCAGTACAATATTGCAGACTAGATAAACTTCTAACTTTTGGCGATGCTACCCGTACAGGCGTATTAAATAGTTCATTTGCAATCTGTACCGCTCCATCCAATGCAGCTATACCGTTACCGGAAAGTACCACTCCTGCACCGTAATTTCCGGGACAGTTTTTTGAAATCAGATCAGAGCAAATGCTAAATATCTCATAAACTCTTGCTTCAATTACTTCTATAATATCTGAAACCTTAATATTCTTTTTAAAGCTCTCACTGATATCGTTTACGGTTATATCCTGATCAAACTTAATAAGAGTTGTGGAAGCCAGTTGAAGCTGTCTCTTTATCTTTTCTGCTTCGGAATATGTAATCTTAAGAGCTATAGATAAGTCATTTGTTATATGATCTCCTCCAACAGGAATACACTTATTCATAACCAGCATCTCATTTTTGAAAACGCTTATCTCTGTTGAACCTCCTCCAACATCAATAAGCACAACTCCCATTTCCTTTTCATCTGGAGCTAAAATGCATTCTCCTGCAGAAAACCCTTCTGGTATTATGCCATCAACTTTTAGACCTGCTTTTTCCATACTTCTTACAATATTCTGTATTGATATTACCTTTCCTATGACTACATCAAAATCTCCCTCAAGCTTTGTTCCCTTCATACCTACAGGGTCGGTTATACCGTCATAACCGTCTACTATGTATTGTCTGGGAACAACATCAATTATCTCACTGCCTTCAGGTATATCTATAGTACCTGCAGAGTAAAGAAGTTTTTCTACATCGTTTCTTGAAATTTCTTTATTATCGCTGACAACAACAGTAAAATTCTTGTGATTTTTAATATCCACATGAAGTCCTGATATATTTACGTATGCAGTTACAACTTTGATTTCTGCCTGAGCTTCAGCCATTTTTACAGAATTTCTGATAGATGACGAAACCGCCTCAATATCTATAATGATTCCTTTTTTAACTCCAGTACAAGGATCAGTTCCTTTACCTAAGACCTCTACCTCGCCCATGCTATTAATTTTTCCAATTACCGTACTTACTTTGGAAGTACCTATGTCAATTCCTACAATGATATTCGACACCGAACTGACCCCCTAAAAAGTGTATCTTTAGTACTTTAAGCAACATTTTAATCTAAAATATCCTCTTTTACTATATTATCTTTTTTAAACACTTTATTCAATAGATATCTTCTAATTAAAGCAAAGTTTAAGAAAAGTCTGTTACCGAAGGCAAAAATGGCTGCAAAGTAAATTTGTATACCCAGTTTGTCCCCGATATAAGCAAGACCGGCAGCAAGTAACGCATTACCAAAAAATCCTGATAAGGAATATTCTCATCTCAAATTTTTTGTTTATTGAGGCAACTATTCCGCCAAAAACAGAGTCTAATGCAGCAAGTATGGCAACCGCTACATATGTAAAATACTCTGATGGTATTGTTATTGGTATAAGCATTCCTGCAATTATTCCCAGAATTAATCCTAATATCGGTATCATATTAACCTCCATGAGCCGCAGTGTATGTATTTTAATTATTCAGCCGGAGCAAAGAATGGATGGTTTCCTGTTGTGAAATCCAATGTTCCCTTTTGCTTGGCAGTAATATTATTAACAAATAACTGTCTGAAGAAACCTATTTTGTAATCCAAATCATCCATGTCACCAAACTTCACGGTAACTCTGTTTTCAAATACAGCTGTTACTGCACCAGGGTCTGACAAATTAACTGCTGTCAGCTTTTGGTACAGTTTCATTTTAGAATCCTTATCACTTTTAGTAAGTGCATTACAAAAATTCATTAAGTCATTTAGTGTATCTTTATTCTTAAATTTTAACTCTTGTCCAAGTTTAAAGCTATCCAACGAATTACCTATTATTTTGAAATATTTCTTTATTTCGTTTTGATTTGTAAGAACTTCCAACGCATAGCCCTGTTTATCAATCAACAGGCTTGTCCCTTTGTTATCAAATATGCAAAAAGGCGTTCTCTCCGTCACCTTTATTTTTATTGACTTGGGTAAGGAAGGTCTTATACTGATAGAGCTAATATACGGCATAGACATTGAAACTGCTTTTTCCTTGTCTCCAAATTTTAGAGTAAGCAGATTCTTTGGTTTCTCTCCAAGCATTTTAAACACATTCTGACCTGTAACAAGACCTGAACGCAGAATTATTTCATTTGCCTGGTATTTTTTATTTCCAGTAACCTTTATGTTATCTACAATAAAAAGTGAAGAACGGGCAAATAAAACAACTGCCGTCACAATCAAAACAAATGTTAATAACTTTTTTAGCCTTCTTATTCTAAATCTGTATTTTTTTTTCTTTTTATCTTTTGTAGTTTTTAAATTTTTCTTTTGACTATTATTCATTTGCTTTATACCCTTATAATTTTTGCACCTAAAGAAGACAGTTTATCTTCTATTTTGTAGTAGCCTCTGTCAATATGCTCAAGGCCTGAAACTATAGTTTCCCCTTTTGCTGCTAACCCAGCAAGAATTAAAGCCGCACCTCCGCGTAAATCTCTTGCGGCAACCTGCGCACCGTTAAGACCTTCAACCCCTTTTATAACAGCCACACGACTGTCAATTCTGATATTTGCACCCATCTTTAAGAGTTCGTCAACATGTTTGTACCTGCTTTCAAATATTGTCTCTATTACAATGCTGGTACCTTTACATATTGAAAGCAATGCCATCAGCTGTGCCTGCATATCCGTTGGGAATCCAGGGTAAGGCAGCGTCCGTACTACTTCAATTGCATCTAACCTTGCTCCAGAGTTTACCTGAATATCATTCCTTTTTATAGAAATTTGACAACCTATATCCCTTAAAACCGAAGCAATAGATATAATGTGTTCCGGAATAATGTTCTTTATTGTTACGTTTCCGCCTGTAATAGCAGCTGCAACCATATATGTACCAGTAATTATTCTATCTGGAATTACAGTATGCTCAACATTGTTTGGTTTTTTCTCAAGTCCTTTAATTCGTATTACACTTGACCCTGCTCCGGTTACCTTTGCACCGATTTTTTGCAGAAAGTTCTGCAAATCTACTATCTCAGGCTCTTTCGCTGCATTTCTGATAATAGTCTCCCCCTGTGCATATACAGCAGCTATCATGGTATTTTCAGTTGCACCTACACTAGGATAATCAAGGTAAATGTCGCATCCCTTGAGTCCGTCTGATTCACATAATATGTAACCGCCGCTATCATCTATTTTTGCACCAAGGCTTCTCAATGCTTTCAAATGTAAATCTATAGGTCTTGGGCCTAATTCACAACCACCTGACTGTGTTACTTTGTTGGCACTATGTTTTAATAATTATACCATAATGTAATATTACCCATCAATGCGATATAAAACTTAAGAAATTTGTTAAAAATCAAAATAGTATATTTAAATGCAAACTCAAGATGATATAATGTTTACTAAAAGTTATTAAATTTTGGCTTATAAAATTACTTAGGAGAATATATGAACTTTAGGAAAATATTTACAATAATATTATCAAAATTAACCATAAGAATACTCAGAATATTAAAAAAAGGCGGTACCACCTTACCAGGAAAAGTTGCCTTCAAATTATATCCTGATATTCTAAAGTCAATAGCAAAAGACTTTGAGGTAATCATGGTTACAGGAACTAACGGTAAGACAACTACTTCCAGAATTATTGAAGAAATTCTTAAAAACAATAATGTTGATTACATAACCAACAAATCTGGTGCAAATTTATTAAGTGGTATAACTACTACTTTTATACAAGCAGTTTCTCCTTTGGGAAAGCCTAAGCACAAGACAGCTCTCATTGAAAGTGACGAGGCAGCATTTAATCAAGTTACAAAGCATCTTCAACCAAAGTCTGTAGTAGTTACCAACTTTTTCCGAGACCAGTTGGATAGATACGGAGAACTCTATTCTACACTGAATGCTGTTAAATCGGGATTGGACAGGCTGGATGAAAAAACTACCCTTATACTCAATGCCGATGATTCAATGTGTGCATCACTTGGGCATGAAACTGAGAAGCCTGTATTTTATTATGGTTTTGGAGAAGCTGCCAGTCAACAGAATTCTGAAAATATCAATACTGATGCCATGTTCTGTATTTTCTGTAAAGGAAAATACCAGTACAAAAACCATGTATACGGTCATTTAGGCGGATTCTATTGCCCGGAATGCGGATATTCAAGACCTGCGGCAGACCTTGAATGTATTGGTATTCAAGAAGCCGGCAGCAGTTATACAACTATCAAGTGGAAGTGTTCAAAGGCATTATCCGCTGACGAGGCAGAACATACAACCCGGATTAATCTTCCCGGTCTCTATAATGTATATAATGCAATGGCTGCCGCAACATGTGGACTCTCACTTGCATACAGTCATGAAACGGTGCAGAAGTCTATGGAATCCTTTGAATGCGGCTTCGGCAGAATGGAAACCATTAATGTTGGAGATAAATCAATAAAATTAATCCTTGTGAAAAATCCTACAGGGTTTAATCAGGTGCTTAACTTCCTGACTCTTGACAGTCAACCACTTAATATAGCCTTTCTTATCAATGACAAGTTGGCTGATGGAACAGACATTTCCTGGCTGTGGGATGTTGATTTTGAGCACTTGAATACTGCAAGTGA contains:
- the ftsA gene encoding cell division protein FtsA, translated to MSNIIVGIDIGTSKVSTVIGKINSMGEVEVLGKGTDPCTGVKKGIIIDIEAVSSSIRNSVKMAEAQAEIKVVTAYVNISGLHVDIKNHKNFTVVVSDNKEISRNDVEKLLYSAGTIDIPEGSEIIDVVPRQYIVDGYDGITDPVGMKGTKLEGDFDVVIGKVISIQNIVRSMEKAGLKVDGIIPEGFSAGECILAPDEKEMGVVLIDVGGGSTEISVFKNEMLVMNKCIPVGGDHITNDLSIALKITYSEAEKIKRQLQLASTTLIKFDQDITVNDISESFKKNIKVSDIIEVIEARVYEIFSICSDLISKNCPGNYGAGVVLSGNGIAALDGAVQIANELFNTPVRVASPKVRSLSSLQYCTAAGIVSYIGKQEREASTTSSISKKTDLKPVKKAKQSSFVKKALNALKEFFY
- a CDS encoding cell division protein FtsQ/DivIB, with product MNNSQKKNLKTTKDKKKKKYRFRIRRLKKLLTFVLIVTAVVLFARSSLFIVDNIKVTGNKKYQANEIILRSGLVTGQNVFKMLGEKPKNLLTLKFGDKEKAVSMSMPYISSISIRPSLPKSIKIKVTERTPFCIFDNKGTSLLIDKQGYALEVLTNQNEIKKYFKIIGNSLDSFKLGQELKFKNKDTLNDLMNFCNALTKSDKDSKMKLYQKLTAVNLSDPGAVTAVFENRVTVKFGDMDDLDYKIGFFRQLFVNNITAKQKGTLDFTTGNHPFFAPAE
- the spoIIGA gene encoding sigma-E processing peptidase SpoIIGA yields the protein MEIYLDVLILENLVINYLILYVTAKFSKYRTSTLRLFSGAIIGALYVGIIIIEPDIKVFYTTLAKILLSFFIIAVTFSPRKIMTFIKTLVIFYISTFIFAGAALAFLFFNNQGGFVKNGIVYVFGQSKWSLMFFSLVTVGIIIKIFMEVIQSKFTRENLLIPVKIAFDNRKIGFPALVDTGNSLKDPLTNNPVMVVEFNALEELLPIEIKDIFKNSKEDDLSCVTTTISTSKWFSRFRLIPFSSLGKENGMLIGFKPDFIEIGEEEEKRDVKNVIVGIYNRSLSRNEKYKALLGPELVA
- a CDS encoding Mur ligase family protein, with the translated sequence MNFRKIFTIILSKLTIRILRILKKGGTTLPGKVAFKLYPDILKSIAKDFEVIMVTGTNGKTTTSRIIEEILKNNNVDYITNKSGANLLSGITTTFIQAVSPLGKPKHKTALIESDEAAFNQVTKHLQPKSVVVTNFFRDQLDRYGELYSTLNAVKSGLDRLDEKTTLILNADDSMCASLGHETEKPVFYYGFGEAASQQNSENINTDAMFCIFCKGKYQYKNHVYGHLGGFYCPECGYSRPAADLECIGIQEAGSSYTTIKWKCSKALSADEAEHTTRINLPGLYNVYNAMAAATCGLSLAYSHETVQKSMESFECGFGRMETINVGDKSIKLILVKNPTGFNQVLNFLTLDSQPLNIAFLINDKLADGTDISWLWDVDFEHLNTASDRIVNLITSGIRGEDMAVRLKYSGLDTKKIRIIKDYHRVIDEGLKAVADGGCFYILPTYTAMLDIRGILKKKFNLKEFWK
- the ftsZ gene encoding cell division protein FtsZ, encoding MLDFEIDMDHFAQIKVVGCGGGGNNAVNRMIAAGLRGVDFIAINTDKQALFLSKANTKIQIGDKLTKGLGAGANPEIGEKAANESRDEIAQAIKGADMVFVTAGMGGGTGTGAAPVVAQLAREMGILTVAVVTKPFMFESRTRMQHAERGIENLKNSVDSLVTIPNDRLLQVVEKRTTMVEAFKMADDVLRQGVQGISDLIAVPGLVNLDFADVKTIMLSSGLAHMGVGRASGESRAEDAAKQAIQSPLLETSIEGARRVLVNITGGPDLGLFEVNTAAELVQKSADPEANIIFGAVIDDNLKDELMITVIATGFETSPILKKTEKPAEKAVKNPVQANASTPVEGGSYGSTSQEKNSSGSMSLDNELDIPTFLRRNRFK